DNA sequence from the Candidatus Saccharibacteria bacterium oral taxon 488 genome:
TGGCCACCCGCTCGAACGCCTCGGTCAACTCCTCGTTGGTAATTTTCTTCTTGTTACGGCGTGCAGCGATAATTGCTGCTTCATTAGCGATATTAGCGAGATCCGCCCCCGAGGAGCCAGCTGTCTTGGCGGCCAATTTATCGAGGTCAACCGTTTCATCAACCGGCTTCTTCTTGAAGTGCACCTTGAGAATCGCCTCGCGATCTTTGCGCTCCGGCAGGGTAATTGTCACTCGCCGATCAAATCGACCTGGACGCAGCAACGCTGGATCGAGCACATCCGCGCGGTTGGTGGCTGCCAGTACGATCACATTAGTGTCGCCATCAAAGCCGTCCATTTCTACCAAAATCTGGTTTAAGGTCTGCTCGCGCTCATCATGGCCGCCACCCATGCCCGAACCACGCTTGCGGCCCACCGCGTCAATCTCGTCGATGAAAATGATACACGGCGCATTTTTCTTGGCCTTTGAAAAGAGATCACGCACCCGGCTGGCACCAACACCGACAAACATCTCGACAAACTCCGAGCCAGAAATTGAGAAGAACGGCACGCCCGCCTCACCGGCCACTGCCCGGGCCAGCATGGTTTTACCAGTACCCGGATTACCGACCAGCAAGACACCTTTCGGAATCTTAGCGCCTAGTTCCTTGTACTTCTTTGGATGCTTCAGGAAATCGACAACCTCTTGTAAATCCTGCTTGGCGTTATCATTGCCGGCGATGTCCTCAAACACAATTTTCTCTTTATCCTCGCCGTACAGCCGCGCCTTGCTCTTGCCGAAGCCCATCGCTTGATTATTCTGCCCCTGGGCCTGGCGCATCATGAACATGAAGAAGATCACGATGATCACTACCGGCACGATCATCACTGTCAGATTCCACAGCACCTCGCCGGTTTGCGATGGCGGTAGAACGTTAATTTCGACCTTGGCGTCCTTGTTCAAACCTTGCTCGTAAATCGTACTGCCGGATTCCTTGACTGATTTCTCGGTCGGCTGTTTTTGACCCTTGGGGGTAATTTTCAAATCATTACCCTGGATATCAATCTTGGCAATTTCCCCGGCATTTGCCCGGCGCACTACGTCGGTCAACGCGACATTCTTCAAGTTGCTATTTGGTGACAGCGCCGCGTACACTGCCAGCCCAAGAAACACAATGATTGCCCAAAACAGTCCCAGCCGAGCAACCTGCCCGACCCCTTTCTTAGTATTCTTTGGCGTCTTTCCTGCCATACGTCACATAATCCTTTCCTTTCGTCCTAGCGAGTCACTCGTTTTATTGTAACACTTTTTACGGACAATTTCACCCGCACATTAGCGGCCGGCTGCCACACCGTTCCTGCTCGGCCAATTTTGATAGCGATCAGCAGTCGATCCAGCTGTGCTGAGAGCAGCGACACGCCGGTCAGTCGCTGCACTTCTCGGTGGAGCAGCTCGCGCGCCGGCGCAACTGGGATATGCGTCCAAAAATAACGACTGCCAAGACGTGACGATAACCGCAATGTCTCTTGGTCAATCTCTTGGCGTAGCTGCCATTGCTGACGCCATAGCCGACCAAGCGCCGCCCGCTGCTGATCAGTCAGCCTTGCCTGCAGCTGTCGGCGCAGCTGATTGCGCAGATAGGCGCTCGATTGATTCGTCGCGTCCTCTACCCACTCCAGCCGATGGCGCAGTGCATAATCATATATGTCTTGCTTCGTCCATTCCAATAGCGGCCGCTCAATCCGCTGATCGCCCATAGCCGCCAAGCCCCGCCAGCGCGTACCACGCCATAGATTGAGTGCTATCGTCTCAATCACGTCATCCTGGTGATGGGCTGTCGTCACGCGCCCGCCCCAGCGTGCCGCCGCATTAAAGAGAAATTGATACCGCCGCTGGCGCGCCGTATCCTCACTGGCTGCCGCGCCCAACTCCTCACGCCTCGTAACATACGGCACATCGTACCGGCGCGCTAGCCCCGCCACGAACCGCGCATCAGCCGCCGATTCTGCCCGAATTCCATGATCAAAGTGAGCCACCGCCACCTCGTCCTGTCCATGCCGCAATATATTGTCGAGGAGCACCACGCTGTCCACCCCACCCGATACCGCAATCAGTCGCTTCATGAGGATATTATGACACATACTGCGGGGCTACGTGATACAATACTCACTATGCACGAGACAACCATCCTCTGCTTTGGTGATTCCAACACCTTTGGGCAGCGGCCCGATACGAACGCGCGATATGACGAGTCAGTGCGCTGGCCGCGGCGACTGGGGGCGCTGCTAGCGGACGAGGCACGCCAATATTATGTCATCGAGGAGGGGCTAGGCGGTCGGCGGACTGACCTTGATCATCCTGACCCAGCCAAGCCGTCGAGAAATGGCTGGACGTATTTTCCGCCGTGCCTGGCCAGTCATCAGCCCGACATCGCCATCATCATGCTGGGAACAAATGATGCCCAGCTCTGCCACCAGCGACCAGTTGAGGCGATCGTGACGGCACTGGCGCACTACGTCACGTATTGTCACGAATCAGACGTCACACCGCTACTTGTTGCGCCGCTCATCCCAGATCCCGCTGGATTGTTCAATGAGGCAATCGTACCGCGATCGGCGTGGCACTTTGATGATGCAGCTGTGGCAACACTAACTGCACTGCCTGAAAAAATTCGAACCTATGCCGCCAAGCATGGTGTTGCGTTTTTCGACGCCAACACATATGCCGAGGCCGGTGTAGACGGGCTGCACTGGACAGCAGCAGGTCACGAGCGATTTGCCCGAGCGATCGCCCAGATGATACGTGAGATATCGTGAGCCAACTCTAAGTATTATTTTCACAAGTATATCATCATATCGTCAACTCTTGCAATAGCGTGCGCAATGTGTCATCCACATATTAAAATACCGCGGCCCATACAGACCGCGGATAAAAAACAATTCTGGTAGCACCGGGTGGACCCGAACCACCGACCTCAGGCTTATGAGTCCTGCGCTCTAACCAGCTGAGCTACGGTGCCACACGTCACCAATTGTACCAAACGAGTCAGAAAATCTCAACCACCTCAAAAGCCTATCTGTCAGATGAGACCAAACTGCTACCCAAACAAAGGCCGATCCGTACTGCCCACAGAGCTAAGCTGCCAGCTCCACGCCTTCTTCGTCCAGCAGCTCCAGTCGCCGCACTACCAATGAACGTAGCTCCTCGCAAGTCCGCCGGCGCTGCCACGTCCGCAGCTGATCGTTATTGACCGCAGCTAAAAACTGCCCGAGCTCGTGCTCAGTGATATCCATGTTGTTGCCTTTCTGTGTTTGTTAAACCGTGGCTTTACTATAGCACACATTTGACATAAGTGCAATAGTATGACAGCTCACGTAGTCACTCGCTCGACATCACCTATCGGCTTCCCTCGGCAAACCGCTTGTGATAAACTGGAGGGAGAGGATTTTACACAAACATGACCCCGGCTATTATTTCATCATTCGCCATCGTCGCCTTCTCGGCACTGATCCACGCTAGTCTTCAGCTCAGCGTCAGCGTCTTGACCTTGCTCAGCGGCCATTCCCTCGGCAAGCAAACCGCCCGCCGGAAAGTATTGCAACTGATGAACGGATTTGTGTGTGGAGTGTTAGTGCTGACAGCGCTATTAATATCAGCGATCGTCTACTACCTATCACTCGTCATTCATCACGCTGCTCAGGCCGAGCAGCTGGTGGTGGCCATCGTCTGCGGGCTGATGGTTGGGCTGGGCGTGGCGACTTGGGCAGTGTACTACCGGCGGGGTGAAGGTACAGCCTTGTGGCTACCGCGCAGCTTCGCAACCTACCTATCAAAGCGCTCAAAAGCAACGCGCCACAGCGCCGAGGCCTTTAGTCTCGGGATGGCGAGCGTAGTGGCTGAATTACTGTTCATCATCGGGCCGATGGCGGCGGCGGGCCTGGCAACCGTCCTACTACCATCAACCGAGTGGCGCCTCATCGCCATCGCCCTTTACGTCGTCATATCGCTGCTATCACTGGTCGTTGTGCTGGTGCTGGTCGGTAGCGGCCATTCCCTTGCCCATCTGCAACAGTGGCGGATGGCACATAAACGTTTTTTGCAATTTGCAGCTGGCGGCAGCTTGATCATCTTGGGCGGCTTTCTATTCGTTGATCGAGTACTTGGTATCGTCAGCTACGGAGGTTTTTGATGTCAGAAGGGCACCCAAACCGACCAATTATCGATGTCGTCAAGCGCGGCAAGCGACCGAGCGAAGAGTTTGATCCGACAAAACTCCACCACTCTATCCTGGCGACCTGCCTGAGTATCCGCACACCCGAAGGCCAAGCTGATGATATCGCTAAATCAGTCACCCTCGGCGTGATGAGCTGGTGCGAGACCCGACCAGAGATTACCACAAACGACATCCGACACCGCGCGGCGCAGTTACTACAGAAACTACACACCGACGCAGCATTTGTTTATCAACACCATAAGACGATCATGTAGGGGGCACATGGCACAAAAACCAACTTTTGACTATGATGTAATTGTTATCGGCAGCGGCGCTGGCGGTTCACCGGCCGCAACTGTCTTGGCGCGCGCTGGCAAGAAAGTCGCCATCATCGAGCGCGGTACCTTTGGCGGCGAATCTCCGAACTGGGGCGACATTCCGACTGGTGCCCTGCTCTATACCGCCGACGTCTATCACGAGGCTAAAACAGCAGCCAAGTTCGGCCTGCGCACCAGTACAGTCGGCTATAATTATCCATCGCTCCTCGCCTGGAAAGATACCGCCATCAAGCGCACCGGCACCGGCGGCAACCGCAGTTACTACGAGAAACAAGGCATCAGCGTCTTTACCGGCAGCGCCCACTTTCTCAGTCCCAACGAGATTACCGTCAGCCGCCGCCACTTATCAGCGCGCAAATTCCTGATCGCTAGCGGCTCAACCTGGCGCGATGATCACATCCCAGGCCTCGACGAAGTAGCCCATCACACGCCGCAAACTATCCTCTCGCTCAAGCGCCCGCCCAAAACGCTGTTCGTTGTCGGCTCTGGCACAACGGCGATGGAGCTCGCATATTTGTTCTCGACCTTTGGCAGCAAGGTGTATGTCGCCGAAACCGCCGGGCGCATCTTGCCCGAGTTTGATCAAGAAGTTGGCGAGCTGATCGCCGCTGACGCCAAGGCACAGCGCGGCATGAACATTCTCACCCAGACAAAGCTGGTCGCCGTCCAGAAAGACGGCATCGCAAAGCGCGTCACCTACGCTCGTGGCGGCCAGCAGCATTCAGTGCGTGTTGATGAAATCCTCATCGCCGACGACCGCCTACCGACGACCGACATTGGCCTAGAAAATGCGGGCGTGGCATATACCGAACATGGCATTCAAGTCAGCGAAGCGATGCAGACTTCGGCGCGGCACATCTTTGCAGCTGGCAGCGTCGTTGACCTTCAGGCGCAGACACATACCATTCTCAGCCATAGCCGCACCGCTGCACATAACCTACTACACCGTAATTTCATCGCGCTTGACGATACACCGCGCTTGACGATCGCATTCACCGACCCGCAGATCGCCCGGACGGGACTGGACGAGGACGACTGCCTGCGTCGTGACTTGAAGGTAAATGTCGCCCTAGCACCGCTGACCTTGACCGCTCGTAGTAATATCACCGACCGGCGCAGTGGGTTTGTCAAATTGATCAGCGACAAAAAAGGCGTCCTGCTCGGCGCCACTATCGTCGCACCGGGCGCCAGTGACTTGATGACCGGCCTCAGCCTCGCCATCCGTCACGGCCTAACCGCCAAACAACTGATGAGCACACCAAACTGCTTCGTTGCCTGGTCAGAGGCCGTGCGCATTGCGGCGGGGAAATTGGCAGCTGATTAGGCGCTCCCGAGACTTTACGTTTCCATGAAACTTCTGATGGCTACCGCTCGCCATCATCACGACGTGCCTCAAGCGCATCATGGAGACCGTTAAGTATCCAGTGCATTCTGGCAACCATAAATTCGCCGTCTTTACCGCGCATGCCATCTCGCAGTTTCTTTTCGGGAGTATCTTGTGACCAAAACCTTGTTTCTGGCGGAATTGCTAACGGTTGCTTCAGGTCTAGCAGCGAGTCATCCCGCATATCGGGCGGGGTGTGCTGTTCGACCGCCTCTCTTGCTAGTTCCTCAAGCTCCTTTACACACGTGCACCACTGACCGCCCCCCTACATACTACATCTCGTGTGTTTTCTTTTGAGCCCATCTCTCTATTCGTCTTATCCTCCGACTGGTGGTCTACCGGCAACTTATCGGTAGGTTGAGACGCTGAATTAAAGTGCTCTGTCATAATGTCCTAATATAACACGGCCAGATCAAAAAGGCCAGAAACTAGGCCACTGCGGTCAATTTACGTCATAGCTTCACATGTATCAAAAATAAAAACGACCTCAACTCATGAGGCCGAAAAATCAATGAAACGTGGTTGCGGGGGCAGGATTTGAACCTGCGACCTTTTGGTTATGAGCCAAACGAGCTACCAGGCTGCTCTACCCCGCGGCACATTGTCCATCTTAGCAAACACGAATTATTTTTGCAAGTTCTGACTCGTCC
Encoded proteins:
- the hflB gene encoding ATP-dependent zinc metalloprotease FtsH, whose product is MAGKTPKNTKKGVGQVARLGLFWAIIVFLGLAVYAALSPNSNLKNVALTDVVRRANAGEIAKIDIQGNDLKITPKGQKQPTEKSVKESGSTIYEQGLNKDAKVEINVLPPSQTGEVLWNLTVMIVPVVIIVIFFMFMMRQAQGQNNQAMGFGKSKARLYGEDKEKIVFEDIAGNDNAKQDLQEVVDFLKHPKKYKELGAKIPKGVLLVGNPGTGKTMLARAVAGEAGVPFFSISGSEFVEMFVGVGASRVRDLFSKAKKNAPCIIFIDEIDAVGRKRGSGMGGGHDEREQTLNQILVEMDGFDGDTNVIVLAATNRADVLDPALLRPGRFDRRVTITLPERKDREAILKVHFKKKPVDETVDLDKLAAKTAGSSGADLANIANEAAIIAARRNKKKITNEELTEAFERVAIGPERKAKVMNDHEKELTAYHEAGHAIVGHVLPDSDPVHKVTIIPRGGTGGVTWFLPPEDKSYTNVYEFKDILARAMGGRIAEQIIYGDDGITTGAGSDLRKATEIARDMIIEQGMGKGLRDQVFHEDNGGLMFDKMTRERPYSDETAKLIDQEVSQLITEAKQRAMLVLKANRPFLDKLAEALLKDETLEEAAVDEILSGTKLPKEAKLHA
- the tilS gene encoding tRNA lysidine(34) synthetase TilS, with the protein product MKRLIAVSGGVDSVVLLDNILRHGQDEVAVAHFDHGIRAESAADARFVAGLARRYDVPYVTRREELGAAASEDTARQRRYQFLFNAAARWGGRVTTAHHQDDVIETIALNLWRGTRWRGLAAMGDQRIERPLLEWTKQDIYDYALRHRLEWVEDATNQSSAYLRNQLRRQLQARLTDQQRAALGRLWRQQWQLRQEIDQETLRLSSRLGSRYFWTHIPVAPARELLHREVQRLTGVSLLSAQLDRLLIAIKIGRAGTVWQPAANVRVKLSVKSVTIKRVTR
- a CDS encoding FAD-dependent oxidoreductase, whose product is MAQKPTFDYDVIVIGSGAGGSPAATVLARAGKKVAIIERGTFGGESPNWGDIPTGALLYTADVYHEAKTAAKFGLRTSTVGYNYPSLLAWKDTAIKRTGTGGNRSYYEKQGISVFTGSAHFLSPNEITVSRRHLSARKFLIASGSTWRDDHIPGLDEVAHHTPQTILSLKRPPKTLFVVGSGTTAMELAYLFSTFGSKVYVAETAGRILPEFDQEVGELIAADAKAQRGMNILTQTKLVAVQKDGIAKRVTYARGGQQHSVRVDEILIADDRLPTTDIGLENAGVAYTEHGIQVSEAMQTSARHIFAAGSVVDLQAQTHTILSHSRTAAHNLLHRNFIALDDTPRLTIAFTDPQIARTGLDEDDCLRRDLKVNVALAPLTLTARSNITDRRSGFVKLISDKKGVLLGATIVAPGASDLMTGLSLAIRHGLTAKQLMSTPNCFVAWSEAVRIAAGKLAAD